A genome region from Camelina sativa cultivar DH55 chromosome 10, Cs, whole genome shotgun sequence includes the following:
- the LOC104717775 gene encoding protein MICRORCHIDIA 7-like codes for MMDNNIEVKREIPPPSSTTTSPFGFPGREPVPVVDLCSSDDDSDIGDIAGGLDQVLGRPDRRYDSGNFVGVKRARDTTFGASSEAAGRSNVKKVTTVDELAVSLPEGFGQSNPPPVNLTHAIPANPCNVFRPMSPRPPPPTPSSGVSGRVGSCKQFWKAGDYEGAPGATWDLSSGGFDHVRVHPKFLHSNATSHKWALGAFAELLDNALDEVASGATYVKVDMLENNKAGSRMLLIEDNGGGMDPEKMRQCMSLGYSAKSKIANTIGQYGNGFKTSTMRLGADVIVFSRCPGKDGKSSTQSIGLLSYTFLRSTGKEDIVVPMLDYERRDSGWSKIIRSSLSDWVKNVETIVQWSPFSSEEDLLHQFDLMKDRGTRIVIYNMWEDDQGMLELDFDADPLDIQLRGVNREEKNIKMASQFPNSRHFLTYKHSLRSYVSILYLRIPPGFRIILRGKDVEHHSVVNDMMQTEQITYRPQSESYGVWTDMSAIVMIGFVKDAKHHVDVQGFNVYHKNRLIKPFWRIWNAAGSDGRGVIGVLEANFVEPAHDKQGFERTTVLSRLESRLLQMQKNYWRNNCHKIGYAPRHGKTVNDYYHRDSSPENYPEGFAQTRSKTPTPASDKFYSPNHKEDNGVNDGKDGGQLQEELRREKERRKALEVEVQLARQKIEEMNKEQANLIQIFSEERDRRDGEEEVLRNKLEEASNTIDDLLNKIKKLEGSRGPNWRH; via the exons ATGATGGATAATAACATTGAAGTGAAGCGAGAGATTCCTCcaccttcttctactactacttcGCCGTTTGGCTTTCCCGGAAGAGAACCTGTTCCTGTTGTCGATCTCTGTAGCAGCGATGATGACTCTGACATTGGAGATATCGCCGGTGGGTTAGACCAAGTATTAGGAAGACCTGACCGAAGATATGATTCTGGCAACTTCGTCGGTGTGAAGAGAGCAAGAGATACTACTTTTGGAGCTTCTTCGGAAGCTGCTGGTAGGAGTAATGTGAAGAAGGTAACAACAGTTGATGAGCTGGCTGTATCGTTGCCTGAAGGATTCGGCCAATCGAATCCTCCGCCGGTAAATTTGACGCATGCTATTCCCGCGAATCCGTGTAATGTCTTCAGGCCTATGTCTCCGCGGCCGCCGCCGCCGACGCCGTCCTCGGGCGTGTCCGGGAGGGTTGGTAGTTGTAAGCAGTTCTGGAAAGCTGGAGATTATGAAGGAGCACCTGGCGCTACTTGGGATCTTTCTTCAG gtggcTTTGATCATGTAAGAGTCCATCCTAAGTTTTTACATTCTAACGCAACTAGTCACAAATGGGCTCTTGGAG CTTTTGCAGAGCTTTTGGACAATGCGTTGGATGAG GTTGCTAGTGGTGCTACTTATGTTAAAGTAGACATGCTTGAAAACAACAAAGCAGGAAGCAGAATGTTATTAATTGAAG ATAACGGGGGTGGGATGGATCCTGAAAAAATGCGACAATGCATGTCTTTAGGATACTCCGCCAAAAGCAAAATTGCAAACACCATTGGACAAT ATGGCAATGGATTTAAGACTAGTACAATGAGACTTGGAGCAGATGTCATTGTATTCTCGCGTTGCCCTGGAAAAGATGGAAAGAG CTCTACGCAGAGCATTGGGCTCCTATCATATACATTTCTCAGGAGCACAGGAAAGGAGGACATTGTTGTACCTATG CTTGACTACGAAAGAAGGGACTCTGGGTGGAGTAAAATAATCCGGTCTTCTCTTAGTGATTGGGTTAAAAATGTGGAAACAATAGTTCAATGGTCGCCATTCTCTAGTGAAGAAGATCTTCTTCATCAG TTTGATCTGATGAAGGATCGTGGCACACGGATAGTTATATATAACATGTGGGAAGATGATCAAGGGATGTTAGAACTTGATTTTGATGCTGATCCGCTT GATATTCAACTTAGAGGCGTCAATCGGGAAGAGAAGAACATTAAAATGGCTTCTCAGTTTCCTAATTCTAGGCACTTCCTGACATACAAACACTCACTAAGG AGTTATGTATCGATCCTCTACCTAAGAATTCCACCTGGGTTTCGTATCATTCTACGGGGAAAAGATGTTGAGCACCATAGCGTTGTGAATGACATGATGCAGACTGAGCAGATCACATATCGACCACAGTCAGAATCATATGGAGTTTGGACAGAT ATGTCTGCTATTGTAATGATTGGATTTGTGAAGGACGCAAAACATCATGTTGAtgttcaaggctttaatgtctacCACAAAAATCGGCTCATCAAG CCATTTTGGAGGATATGGAATGCGGCAGGCAGTGATGGTCGTGGGGTCATAG GTGTTCTAGAAGCTAATTTTGTCGAGCCTGCTCATGATAAACAAGGGTTTGAGCGTACAACAGTTCTCTCTAGACTTGAGTCACGACTTCTTCAAATGCAGAAGAATTACTG GAGGAACAACTGTCACAAAATTGGCTATGCGCCTAGGCATGGAAAGACTGTAAACGATTATTATCACAGAG ACTCATCACCAGAAAATTATCCTGAGGGATTTGCTCAAACAAGAAGCAAAACTCCTACCCCAGCTTCTGACAAGTTCTACTCTCCAAATCATAAAGAGGACAATGGTGTAAATGATGGGAAAGATGGTGGacag TTGCAAGAGGAGCTGCGGCGTGAGAAAGAGCGTAGGAAGGCACTTGAAGTTGAG GTTCAATTAGCAAGGCAAAAGATAGAAGAAATGAACAAAGAGCAAGCGAATCTGATTCAGATATTCTCAGAGGAAAGAGATCGACGTGATGGGGAGGAAGAAGTTCTGAGAAATAAGCTAGAG GAAGCGTCGAACACGATTGATGATCTGTTGAATAAGATTAAAAAGCTGGAGGGATCTAGAGGTCCGAACTGGAGACATTGA
- the LOC104717776 gene encoding 60S ribosomal protein L7a-1, with amino-acid sequence MAPKRGVKVTTKKKTADKVTNPLFEKRPKQFGIGGALPPKKDLSRYIKWPKSIRLQRQKRILKQRLKVPPALNQFTKTLDKSLATPLFKVLLKYRPEDKAAKKERLFKKAQSEAEGKPSESKKPIVVKYGLNHVTYLIEQNKAQLVVIAHDVDPIELVVWLPALCRKMEVPYCIVKGKSRLGAIVHQKTASCLCLTTVKNEDKMEFSRILEAIKANFNDKFEEYRKKWGGGIMGSKSQAKTKAKERVLAKEAAQRMN; translated from the exons ATG GCCCCAAAGAGAGGAGTTAAGGTGACTACCAAGAAGAAGACTGCT GACAAAGTAACAAACCCTCTATTTGAGAAGCGTCCTAAGCAGTTTGGGATCGGAGGAGCATTGCCTCCCAAAAAGGATCTCTCCAGGTACATCAAATGGCCTAAATCGATCCGTCTGCAGAGGCAGAAGCGTATCCTGAAGCAGAGGTTGAAGGTTCCACCTGCACTTAACCAGTTTACTAAGACCCTCGACAAAAGCTTAG CCACTCCTCTGTTCAAGGTACTTCTCAAGTATAGGCCTGAGGACAAAGCTGCCAAGAAGGAGCGTCTTTTCAAGAAGGCTCAGTCAGAGGCTGAGGGCAAACCTTCTGAGTCTAAGAAGCCCATTGTTGTCAAGTATGGTCTCAATCATGTGACTTACCTCATCGAGCAG AACAAGGCGCAGTTGGTAGTGATTGCTCATGATGTGGATCCGATTGAGTTAGTCGTCTGGTTGCCCGCATTGTGCAGGAAAATGGAAGTTCCTTACTGCATTGTCAAGGGGAAATCACGATTGGGAGCG ATTGTCCACCAGAAAACAGCATCTTGCTTGTGTTTGACCACAGTGAAGAACGAGGACAAGATGGAATTCAGCAGAATCCTGGAGGCCATAAAG GCAAACTTCAATGACAAGTTTGAAGAGTACCGTAAGAAGTGGGGAGGTGGTATTATGGGATCCAAATCGCAGGCCAAGACTAAGGCTAAGGAGAGAGTTCTAGCCAAGGAGGCTGCTCAGAGGATGAATTAA
- the LOC104717786 gene encoding TITAN-like protein codes for MKEPSKKSEIEYCKVCRLHHDHGSRHKYFPRHKDLLSTFLDRFRTKIADVRFFLKNPSVLRPQEQSQNRVWCVFCDEDIVELGSSFACSKAINHFASSDHLKNVKQFLSKNGPAMDCIDDFRISEANVATWRRKCQSLGSEDASSFKGSCEQLSGTSNDIHNKLAFKTMDKIENVPAQLINSHHSSDVLPLQYNTNKYQISHSELPGVAHYGSYLNMDSSHLPLHTDPPSNLPGNGFGKHVIPSRSKDYPSSQDQERKQIKGSYSSPGEVGMTSISSSHSSDACGNVHSGAPPPWLDANDGNSSNVQLNQSDMSSSFQAKIPGNTRKLNPNRVGAAWAEKRKIEIEMEKRGQTMNSKVDAEWLPNFGRVWQSGTRKESRKEFEKEKRKLVKTESISTESEPVKIQPYISKRARRETGENGSG; via the exons atgaaggAACCATCGAAGAAGAGCGAGATCGAGTACTGCAAGGTGTGCCGATTGCATCACGACCACGGCTCGCGCCACAAGTACTTCCCTCGCCACAAGGACCTCCTCTCTACCTTCCTCGATCGATTCCGGACGAAGATTGCTGACGTCAGATTCTTCCTGAAGAACCCTAGCGTTCTGCGGCCACAAGAGCAGTCGCAAAACCGTGTTTGGTGTGTCTTTTGTGATGAGGACATTGTTGAGCTCGGCAGCTCCTTCGCCTG TTCTAAGGCAATCAACCACTTCGCAAGTTCGGATCATCTTAAGAATGTCAAGCAATTTCTTTCGAAAAATGGTCCGGCGATGGATTGCATTGACGATTTCCGTATTTCAGAAGCTAATGTAGCTACG TGGAGAAGAAAATGCCAGTCATTGGGAAGTGAAGATGCATCCTCTTTTAAAGGGTCCTGTGAGCAGCTGTCTGGGACATCTAATGATATCCACAATAAACTTGCCTTTAAAACTATggataaaattgaaaatgttcCTGCACAACTTATAAATTCACATCATTCCAGTGATGTTTTGCCTTTACAGTATAATACGAATAAGTATCAGATATCACATTCAGAGCTTCCTGGAGTTGCACATTATGGTTCATATCTGAACATGGATTCTTCTCACCTCCCTTTACATACTGATCCGCCGAGTAATTTACCAG GGAACGGGTTTGGCAAACATGTCATTCCTTCTAGAAGCAAGGATTACCCAAGCAGTCAAGATCAG GAGAGGAAACAAATTAAGGGCAGTTACAGTTCTCCAG GTGAGGTGGGAATGACTAGCATTTCTTCCTCCCATTCGAGCGATGCTTGCGGGAATGTTCACTCTGGAGCTCCTCCACCATGGCTGGATGCAAATGATGGGAATTCTTCTAATGTTCAACTAAACCAATCAGACATGAGCAGCAGCTTTCAGGCAAAGATACCTGGAAATACTCGTAAGCTGAATCCTAATAGGGTTGGCGCTGCATGGgctgaaaagagaaaaatagagataGAGATGGAGAAGAGGGGACAGACAATGAATAGTAAGGTTGATGCAGAGTGGCTTCCCAACTTTGGTCGAGTTTGGCAATCAGGCACGCGAAAAGAATCCAGGAAAGAATTTGAGAAGGAAAAACGGAAGTTGGTCAAAACTGAAAGCATCTCTACAGAATCAGAACCAGTCAAAATACAACCGTACATTAGCAAACGGGCG CGAAGAGAGACTGGTGAAAATGGCTCTGGCTGA
- the LOC104717778 gene encoding uncharacterized protein LOC104717778 — MEEREEKKHERLKQQLKELEKEWTDMKTGKKKSSAVSWITVEKAVEFVENSPRKLMLSLQHEPEAEMIQMIQVGSPLRRKLFHDSDDDDGQTKKTTSLSHSSCWSSNVKRASDTTKSKKKTTIERIVSATMVLLLLFVLFVLMNGFDHFSVNTHINTLVPT, encoded by the exons atggaagaaagagaggagaagaaacacGAACGACTGAAGCAGCAGTTGAAGGAGCTTGAGAAAGAATGGACTGACATGaaaacaggtaaaaaaaaatcatctgcTGTTTCATGGATCACCGTAGAAAAAGCTGTTGAGTTTGTCGAAAACTCTCCAAGGAAACTAATGCTCTCACTCCAGCACGAACCAGAGGCAGAGATGATACAA ATGATACAAGTAGGATCACCCTTAAGGAGAAAACTCTTTCACgactctgatgatgatgatggtcaaACCAAGAAGACGACATCTTTGTCTCATTCATCTTGTTGGTCTTCCAATGTGAAGAGAGCGAGTGATACCACGAAATCGAAAAAGAAGACGACGATCGAAAGGATTGTCTCGGCTACTATGGTGCTgcttttgttatttgttttgtttgtgttgatgaACGGATTTGATCATTTCTCCGTGAATACACATATCAATACTTTGGTTCCtacttaa
- the LOC104717779 gene encoding SUMO-activating enzyme subunit 1A — translation MDGEELTEQETALYDRQIRVWGANAQRRLTKSHVLVSGIKGTVAEFCKNIVLAGVGSVTLMDDRLVNEEALNANFLIPPDENAYRGNTVAEICCDSLKDFNPMVRVSVEKGDLSTLGLEFFEKFDVVVIGYGSRATKKSVNEKCRNLVKRVAFYTVDCRDSCGEIFVDLQNYKYTKKKLEETVECELNFPSFQEAISVPWKPFPRRTAKLYFAMRVIEVFEESEGRKHGECSLLDLARVLEIKKQLCEANSVSESLIPDSLLERLITGTTEFPPACAIVGGILAQEVIKAVSCKGDPLKNFFYFDGEDGKGVMEDISNSFTSS, via the exons ATGGACGGAGAAGAGCTTACCGAGCAGGAGACTGCCTTGTACGACCGCCAGATTAGGGTTTGGGGTGCTAATGCTCAAAGAAG ATTGACCAAATCTCATGTCTTGGTATCTGGAATTAAGGGGACTGTTGCTGAG TTTTGCAAGAACATTGTGCTGGCAGGAGTTGGTAGTGTGACGTTAATGGATGATCGTTTGGTGAACGAGGAGGCCTTGAACGCAAACTTCTTAATTCCGCCTGATGAAAATGCTTACCGTGGTAATACTGTTGCTGAGATTTGTTGTGATTCACTCAAGGATTTCAACCCTATGGTCCGTGTTTCTGTTGAGAAAG GTGATTTGTCTACACTTGGCCTTGAATTTTTCGAGAAGTTTGATGTTGTGGTTATAGGCTACGGTTCTCGTGCTACTAAA aaaTCTGTCAATGAAAAATGTCGGAACTTAGTGAAACGTGTGGCATTCTATACAGTCGATTGTAGAGACTCATGTGGTGAGATCTTTGTCGACCTTCAAAACTACAAGTACACAAAG AAAAAGCTTGAAGAGACTGTGGAATGCGAACTTAATTTTCCGAGTTTTCAG GAAGCTATATCAGTACCTTGGAAACCATTTCCTCGGAGAACAGCAAAGCTCTACTTTGCTATGAGAG TAATAGAAGTGTTTGAGGAGAGTGAAGGGCGTAAACATGGAGAATGTTCACTACTGGATCTTGCCAGAGTCTTGGAAATCAAAAAGCAACTCTGTGAGGCAAAT TCTGTCAGCGAAAGCCTTATACCAGATAGTCTCTTGGAGAGACTAATCACCGGTACTACTGAATTCCCACCAGCTTGTGCCATTGTGGGAGGAATACTAGCacag GAGGTGATCAAGGCAGTATCATGCAAAGGAGACCCGTTAAAGAACTTCTTCTACTTTGATGGTGAAGATGGGAAAGGTGTGATGGAAGACATTTCTAACTCTTTTACCTCCTCTTAG
- the LOC104717780 gene encoding thylakoid lumenal 17.9 kDa protein, chloroplastic, whose product MRVTININSNMSLVTTLQLILPPRPRGTTTKFLCSLTNPQSQELSSSSSQIPLLPKLISFALALSLTSSSSSALAIPSLSSSQPLTTPFTQSKFVQTGLLNGKIRPCPSTNPGCVSTNPTSSSFSFPLPIPETDKQDPIQKLKEAIVSTQKNPKFVVLEDTPYGRYLVAEVEGGGFSRDVMEFLVKEDVVAYRCMATKVTFVYPFTTAFGDSKGQEERMKKLIDQIGWYAPTFESME is encoded by the exons ATGAGAGTAACCATAAACATAAACTCAAACATGAGTTTGGTCACAACTTTGCAACTCATCCTCCCGCCACGGCCAAGAGGCACCACCACCAAGTTCTTGTGTTCACTGACAAACCCACAAAGTCAAGAactctcttcttcgtcttctcagATCCCTCTCTTACCAAAACTAATCTCATTtgctcttgctctctctctaacctcttcttcttcctctgccttAGCCAttccttctctctcctcttctcagCCACTCACCACTCCTTTCACCCAATCCAAGTTCGTCCAGACCGGTCTTCTCAatgg CAAAATTAGGCCTTGCCCTTCTACGAACCCAGGATGTGTATCCACGAATCCAACCTCATCTTCCTTCTCATTTCCATTGCCAATACCTGAAACCGATAAACAAGATCCCATTCAG AAATTGAAAGAAGCAATAGTTAGCACTCAGAAGAATCCTAAGTTTGTGGTTCTTGAAGATACCCCATATG GGAGATATTTGGTGGCAGAGGTAGAAGGAGGAGGATTTAGCAGAGATGTGATGGagtttttggtgaaggaagatgTGGTTGCTTACAGGTGTATGGCCACTAAGGTTACCTTTGTTTATCCTTTCACTACTGCTTTTGGAGATTCCAAGGGACAAgaagagaggatgaagaagCTCATTGACCAGATCGGTTGGTATGCTCCTACGTTTGAATCCATGGAGTAA
- the LOC104717782 gene encoding probable methyltransferase At1g27930, whose product MPPQLHQSSLPILNPLLRFSPPSSPDNPKHQTESKIKMPKFTVRKLIPLLIFVLSSLSVLRLLRISYKSSSSASKSSSSTTFRLSPAESSQHLRANEGPSALTEKEQKFLSDTIARRSPCNVLVFGFAPQYLMLSSINTRGITVILDDEPAKIMIPKAKVNPNNTRIYSLKYHQMEVKNAYNLLRHARANPTCAPKMNNLQQGSPHCKMELKDLPLEVHNIKWDVIVVDGPRGDNLEAPGRMGSIYTAAALAREGSSNSTTDVLVHDVHRTAEKWLSWEFLCQENLVSAKGNFWKFRIKGQSNASRFCSPETVLIRY is encoded by the coding sequence ATGCCTCCTCAACTTCATCAATCTTCACTTCCTATTCTCAATCCTCTACTCAGATTCTCACCTCCTTCCTCCCCTGATAATCCCAAACACCAGACAGAATCAAAGATTAAGATGCCAAAGTTCACTGTGCGTAAACTCATACCTCTTCTTATCTTCGTTCTATCAAGCCTCTCCGTTCTTCGACTCCTCCGGATTTCATACAAGTCTTCATCCTCTGCATCTAAGTCCTCATCTTCAACCACATTTCGTTTGAGTCCAGCCGAGTCCAGTCAGCACCTCAGGGCTAACGAGGGCCCAAGCGCTCTCACGGAAAAGGAACAGAAGTTCTTATCAGATACCATTGCCCGTAGATCCCCTTGCAACGTTCTTGTTTTCGGGTTTGCACCTCAATACCTCATGTTATCTTCAATCAACACTAGAGGTATTACCGTCATTTTAGACGATGAGCCTGCAAAGATAATGATACCAAAAGCTAAAGTAAATCCAAATAACACACGAATCTACAGCTTGAAATACCATCAGATGGAAGTGAAAAATGCTTACAATCTGCTTCGACATGCTCGAGCCAATCCCACATGCGCACCCAAGATGAATAATCTACAACAAGGCTCACCACACTGCAAAATGGAACTGAAGGATTTGCCACTGGAAGTACACAATATCAAATGGGATGTGATAGTTGTTGATGGGCCACGTGGAGACAACTTAGAGGCACCAGGTAGGATGGGGAGTATATACACTGCAGCTGCGTTAGCAAGGGAAGGAAGTAGTAACTCAACAACAGATGTTTTAGTGCATGATGTGCACAGGACTGCTGAGAAGTGGCTCTCCTGGGAATTCTTATGCCAGGAGAATCTGGTTTCAGCTAAAGGGAACTTCTGGAAGTTTAGGATTAAGGGACAATCAAATGCATCCAGGTTTTGCTCACCAGAAACCGTCCTCATCAGATATTAG
- the LOC104717784 gene encoding TITAN-like protein, producing MKEPSKKSEIEYCKVCRLHHDHGSRHKYFPRHKDLLSTFLDRFRTKIADVRFFLKNPSVLRPQEQSQNRVWCVFCDEDIVELGSSFACSKAINHFASSDHLKNVKQFLSKNGPAMDCIDDFRISEANVATWRRKCQSLGSEDASSFKGSCEQLSGTSNGISIRYHIQSFLELHIMVHI from the exons atgaaggAACCATCGAAGAAGAGCGAGATCGAGTACTGCAAGGTGTGCCGATTGCATCACGACCACGGCTCGCGCCACAAGTACTTCCCTCGCCACAAGGACCTCCTCTCTACCTTCCTCGATCGATTCCGGACGAAGATTGCTGACGTCAGATTCTTCCTGAAGAACCCTAGCGTTCTGCGGCCACAAGAGCAGTCGCAAAACCGTGTTTGGTGTGTCTTTTGTGATGAGGACATTGTTGAGCTCGGCAGCTCCTTCGCCTG TTCTAAGGCAATCAACCACTTCGCAAGTTCGGATCATCTTAAGAATGTCAAGCAATTTCTTTCGAAAAATGGTCCGGCGATGGATTGCATTGACGATTTCCGTATTTCAGAAGCTAATGTAGCTACG TGGAGAAGAAAATGCCAGTCATTGGGAAGTGAAGATGCATCCTCTTTTAAAGGGTCCTGTGAGCAGCTGTCTGGGACATCTAATG GAATAAGTATCAGATATCACATTCAGAGCTTCCTGGAGTTGCACATTATGGTTCATATCTGA
- the LOC104717783 gene encoding probable inactive purple acid phosphatase 24 isoform X2, translating to MARVFLLVILCFTALLSSSLCFGHANANGRGDQALAKINIYETSLALDTSVKIHASPEVLGSQGEDTEWVHVAISNPKPASNDWIGVFSPAKFDSGNCWPTTGGKEKTPYICASPIKYLYCNTHPEYMKSGNVTFKLQMINQRADISFALFTNDVKMPHLLGQSNPVAFVNPKAPVYPRLALTKNWDEMTVTWTSGYNINEAVPFVEWSAKGLTSKRSPAGTITFNRNSLCGNPARGVGWRDPGFFHTAFLKELWPNREYTYRLGHDLVNGSTIWSKNYTFVSSPYPGQDSLQRVIIFGDMGKGERDGSNEYNDYQPGSLNTTDQLIKDLKNIDIVFHIGDLTYSNGYLSQWDQFTSQIEPIASTVPYMVGSGNHERDWPDTGSFYARTDSGGECGVPAETMFYFPAENRAKFWYRADYGMFRFCIADTEHDWREGTEQYQFIERCLASVDRKTQPWLIFMAHRVLGYSTNDWYGQEGTFEEPMGRESLQKLWQKYKVDLAFYGHVHNYERSCPIYESQCVNNDKDHYSGTFKGTIHVVVGGAGSHLSPFSSLVPKWSLVRDYDFGFVKLTASDHSSLLFEYKKSSTGQVYDSFNISRDYRDVLACTHDSCEPTTSAG from the exons atggcTAGAGTGTTTTTACTAGTGATTCTGTGCTTCACCGCACTGCTAAGCTCGAGCTTATGTTTTGGTCATGCTAATGCCAATGGTCGTGGAGATCAAGCACTGGCTAAGATTAAC ATTTACGAAACCAGTCTTGCTTTGGACACTTCTGTCAAGATTCACGCTTCCCCTGAAGTTCTTGGTTCccag GGTGAAGATACTGAATGGGTACATGTTGCTATCTCCAACCCCAAGCCCGCTTCAAACGATTGGATTGGAGTTTTCTCGCCAGCTAAATtcga CTCGGGTAACTGTTGGCCAACAACTGGTGGCAAAGAGAAAACTCCTTACATATGCGCATCTCCCATCaag TACTTGTATTGTAACACTCATCCGGAGTATATGAAGTCAGGGAATGTGACTTTCAAGTTGCAGATGATAAATCAGAGAGCTGATATCTCTTTTGCACTGTTTACCAATGATGTTAAAATG CCACATCTTCTCGGGCAATCCAATCCTGTAGCTTTCGTCAATCCTAAAGCACCTGTCTACCCGCGTCTTGCATTAACCAAGAACTGGGATGAA ATGACCGTGACATGGACGAGTGGGTACAACATAAATGAGGCTGTTCCTTTCGTTGAATGGAGTGCAAAGGGACTTACAAGTAAGAGATCGCCAGCTGGAACAATCACCTTCAACAGAAACAGCCTGTGTG GTAATCCTGCTCGGGGCGTTGGTTGGCGTGATCCTGGTTTCTTTCATACTGCTTTCTTGAAAGAACTCTGGCCAAACCGCGA ATACACATATAGGCTAGGCCATGACTTGGTCAATGGGTCGACGATTTGGAGCAAGAATTACACCTTCGTGTCATCTCCTTACCCTGGACAAGACTCGTTACAACGGGTCATAATATTTGGTGACATGGGGAAG gGTGAGCGAGATGGGTCTAATGAGTACAATGATTACCAACCTGGTTCCCTCAATACAACAGACCAACTCATCAAGGACTTGAAGAACATTGACATTGTTTTCCACATTGGAGATCTCACTTATTCCAATGGCTACCTCTCCCAGTGGGATCAGTTCACATCTCAAATCGAGCCCATCGCTTCTACTGTCCCCTACATGGTCGGGAG TGGCAACCACGAGCGTGATTGGCCAGACACTGGATCCTTCTATGCCCGGACAGACTCTGGAGGAGAGTGTGGTGTTCCTGCAGAGACCATGTTCTACTTTCCTGCTGAGAACCGAGCTAAATTCTG GTACAGAGCGGATTACGGGATGTTCCGCTTCTGTATAGCAGACACTGAACACGATTGGAGAGAAGGCACAGAGCAATACCAATTCATCGAGCGTTGCCTTGCCTCTGTAGACAGAAAGACTCAGCCTTGGCTCATTTTTATGGCTCATCGTGTCCTTGGTTATTCCACCAATGATTGGTATGGCCAAGAAGGAACCTTTGAAGAGCCTATGGGAAGAGAAAGCCTACAGAAACTGTGGCAGAAGTACAAAGTGGACCTTGCTTTCTACGGCCATGTCCATAACTATGAGCGAAGCTGCCCCATTTACGAG AGCCAATGTGTGAACAACGATAAGGATCACTACTCAGGGACCTTCAAAGGAACTATCCACGTTGTTGTGGGTGGTGCAGGAAGTCACTTGTCTCCCTTTAGCTCACTGGTACCCAAATGGAGTTTGGTCAGAGACTATGACTTTGGGTTTGTGAAGTTGACTGCTTCTGATCACTCATCGCTTCTCTTTGAGTACAAGAAGAGCAGCACTGGCCAAGTGTACGACTCCTTCAATATCTCTAGAGATTACAGAGATGTTTTGGCTTGCACTCACGATAGCTGCGAGCCCACCACATCAGCTGGATGA